A portion of the Chelmon rostratus isolate fCheRos1 chromosome 15, fCheRos1.pri, whole genome shotgun sequence genome contains these proteins:
- the ccdc28b gene encoding coiled-coil domain-containing protein 28B produces MEDKRKKRSPKVSLPQPPPPPINPRKLSVLPASKSATFSLGLPQPPSPKNRGKCKRSIGAPGQPKEVFTAVVAPPKTTRPHKEKPRAPQPAGPSKVVQSSPLQHSFLTDVSDVREMEGGLLNLLNDFHSGKLQAFGKVCSFEQLEHVREMQEKLARLHFSLDSHVEELSEDQRKCASDHNLEHLLCNLEELSTSIQKLHLAEYQDLPKTSGP; encoded by the exons ATGGAAGACAAACGCAAGAAGCGGAGCCCAAAGGTGTCTCTCCCccagccccctcctccccccatcAACCCCCGCAAACTCTCCGTTCTGCCTGCCAGCAAAAGTGCCACCTTCTCCCTCGGCCTGCCGCAGCCTCCCTCCCCCAAGAACAGAGGCAAGTGTAAGAGGTCCATAGGAGCACCAGGACAGCCCAAAGAGGTGTTCACAGCTGTCGTCGCTCCACCAAAGACCACCAG gCCCCACAAGGAGAAGCCAAGGGCCCCACAGCCGGCAGGGCCCAGTAAAGTAGTCCAGTCCTCCCCCCTGCAACACTCCTTTCTCACGGATGTCTCAGatgtgagagagatggagggaggccTCCTCAACCTCCTCAACGACTTCCACTCAGGCAAACTACAGGCTTTTG GTAAGGTGTGCTCATTTGAGCAGCTGGAGCATGTGCGCGAGATGCAGGAGAAGCTGGCCCGACTGCACTTCAGCCTCGACAGCCATGTGGAGGAGCTTTCAGAGGACCAGAGGAAGTGCGCCTCTGACCACAACCTGGAGCACCTGCTCTGTAAC ctggaggagctcagCACCTCCAT ACAAAAACTTCACTTGGCTGAGTATCAGGACCTGCCCAAGACATCTGGTCCCTGA